From a single Apium graveolens cultivar Ventura chromosome 2, ASM990537v1, whole genome shotgun sequence genomic region:
- the LOC141707300 gene encoding putative E3 ubiquitin-protein ligase XBAT31, whose amino-acid sequence MGQVMSCRTTYEHGLFSAVQFGDLKTVETLIETDPTIIHQSTLYNRNSALHIAAANDQIEIVSMLLERSVNPDIVNRNKQTPLMVATMHGNISCVKKLIQAGANILKFDSLNGRTCLHYAAYYGHSDCLEAILTEARTSHVALSWGFARFVNIRDGKGATPLHLAARHRRPDCVHILLDSGALVCASTGGYSFPGSTPLHLAARGGSLDCISELLAWGADRLQRDSSGRIPYLVALKHKHRQCAALLNPTSAEPMVWPSPLKFISELNQEAKVLLEKALMEINREREKSILKGVAYSSPSPSQSDSGTDDDISEISDAGLCCICFDQVCTIEVQDCGHQMCAHCTLALCCHNKPNPTTACLTAPVCPFCRSTIAQLVAIQVKVDKSTDSKELASSNPRKSKRFRNCSEGSSSFKNLSAVGSFGRMGTRGSGRIAAENEWVDKP is encoded by the exons ATGGGTCAGGTGATGAGTTGCAGGACAACATATGAACATGGTCTCTTCAGTGCTGTTCAGTTTGGAGACTTAAAAACTGTTGAAACTCTCATTGAAACTGACCCAACTATCATTCATCAATCCACTCTTTATAATCGTAACTCTGCTCTTCATATTGCTGCTGCCAATGATCAGATCGAG ATTGTTTCTATGCTTCTGGAGAGATCTGTGAACCCTGATATAGTGAATCGAAATAAGCAG ACTCCTTTAATGGTGGCTACAATGCATGGGAATATTTCTTGTGTCAAAAAGCTTATCCAAGCTGGAGCAAAT ATTTTGAAGTTTGATTCACTTAATGGAAGAACCTGCTTGCATTACGCTGCGTATTATGGTCATTCTGATTGCCTCGAAGCTATTCTTACAGAGGCCCGTACCTCCCATGTTGCTCTTTCTTG GGGATTTGCTCGTTTTGTGAATATTAGAGATGGTAAAGGAGCGACTCCTTTGCATTTAGCCGCTCGTCATAGACGACCTGATTGTGTTCATATTCTATTAGATAGTGGAGCCCTAGTTTGTGCTTCAACTGGTGGATATAG TTTCCCTGGTAGCACTCCGCTTCATTTGGCTGCAAGAGGGGGTTCTTTGGATTGCATAAGTGAACTTTTGGCTTGGGGTGCAGATAGGCTTCAAAGAGATTCTTCAGG GAGAATACCATATCTAGTTGCTCTAAAGCATAAGCACAGGCAATGTGCTGCTCTGCTGAATCCTACATCTGCCGAACCTATGGTCTGGCCCTCACCTCTAAAGTTCATTAGTGAGCTTAATCAAGAAGCAAAAGTTCTACTGGAGAAGGCCCTAATGGAGATTAACAGGGAGAGGGAGAAAAGCATTTTAAAAGGTGTAGCATACTCCTCGCCATCTCCATCTCAATCTGATTCCGGAACTGATGATGATATCTCAGAG ATCAGTGATGCTGGGCTATGTTGCATATGCTTTGATCAAGTCTGCACAATTGAAGTGCAAGACTGTGGCCACCAGATGTGCGCTCACTGCACACTTGCGTTGTGCTGCCACAACAAGCCCAACCCAACAACAGCTTGCCTCACTGCTCCTGTTTGCCCATTTTGCCGAAGCACTATCGCGCAATTAGTTGCTATTCAGGTCAAAGTCGACAAAAGTACTGATTCCAAGGAACTTGCTTCCTCGAATCCCAGAAAATCAAAGAGGTTCCGTAACTGCAGCGAGGGCAGTAGCAGTTTCAAGAACCTGTCAGCTGTAGGTTCATTCGGAAGAATGGGTACTCGTGGATCAGGAAGAATTGCTGCTGAAAACGAATGGGTCGATAAACCTTAA
- the LOC141707299 gene encoding putative protein phosphatase 2C 23, with translation MGNGVGKLTVCFTGGDIVRRRKDLAVVISDPLDDLGHSFCYVRPDPDRVSSSKVHSEETTTFRSISGASVSANTSTPLSTADLSSYNSVDRASAFESSTSFASVPLQPIPRNSVYSGPLSSSIGMSGPMERGFVSGPIERGFLSGPLELEKSSSGGQFKRSFSHGSFAFRRRSRKGSSIVRTVKKAISKTISRGQNSIVAPMKVMVSLKEHDWISAGNEKNNELTISSVNFSSEGSLDDDDSFQSQNLQWAQGKAGEDRVQVVVSEEHGWVFVGIYDGFNGPDAPDYLLSNLYPAVHKEVKGLLWDDDKIDLTSDKNSKLESGEVSSVDDSSRVVENNSSTDTSKVGCSRGVEVESYPARSGDVNFELNPRRRKGRNSKIRYRGAARKWEENQRRWRCEWDRERLDLDRRLKEEIHKNGGGVRHGDVLKALSQALRKTEDAYLGIADLMLMENPELALMGSCVLVMLMKGEDVYVMNVGDSRAVLGQKAEPDVWRQDLERINEETLYDLEGSDADVSSTVPSLTACQLTIDHSTNVEEEVQRIKNEHRDDASAVTNERVKGSLKVTRAFGAGFLKQPKWNNALLEMFRIDYVGSSPYISCLPSLYHHRLGPRDRFLILSSDGLYQYFTNEEAVSEVELFLAWSPDGDPAQHLVEEVLFRAAKKAGIDFHELLEIPQGDRRRYHDDVSIIVISLEGRIWRSCV, from the exons ATGGGTAATGGTGTTGGGAAACTCACCGTTTGTTTCACCGGTGGCGACATAGTTCGCCGGAGGAAAGACCTTGCCGTCGTAATATCTGATCCATTAGACGATCTGGGTCACTCTTTCTGTTATGTTAGACCTGACCCAGATCGTGTTTCTTCCTCCAAAGTTCATTCTGAGGAGACTACAACTTTCCGGTCAATCTCCGGCGCTTCTGTTAGTGCCAATACTTCTACACCTTTATCTACTGCTGATCTATCTTCTTATAATAGTGTTGATCGGGCCTCGGCTTTCGAGAGCTCGACTTCTTTTGCTTCTGTTCCTTTACAGCCTATTCCCCGGAATTCTGTTTATTCCGGGCCTCTTTCCTCTAGTATCGGTATGTCTGGACCGATGGAAAGAGGGTTCGTGTCGGGTCCGATAGAACGGGGTTTTTTATCGGGCCCGCTCGAACTTGAGAAAAGCTCATCTGGTGGTCAGTTTAAGAGGAGCTTTTCTCATGGTAGTTTTGCTTTTCGCCGGAGATCACGAAAGGGATCATCGATTGTTCGTACGGTGAAGAAGGCGATTTCGAAGACTATTTCTCGAGGGCAGAATTCGATTGTTGCTCCGATGAAAGTGATGGTTTCTTTGAAAGAACATGATTGGATTAGTGCTGGAAATGAGAAGAACAATGAGTTGACTATTAGCAGTGTGAATTTCAGCAGTGAAGGTAGTTTAGATGATGATGATTCATTTCAAAGTCAGAATTTACAATGGGCTCAAGGAAAGGCAGGGGAAGATCGAGTTCAAGTCGTGGTTTCTGAGGAACATGGATGGGTTTTTGTTGGGATATATGATGGTTTTAATGGCCCTGATGCTCCGGATTATCTTTTGTCTAATTTGTATCCTGCTGTTCATAAAGAGGTCAAGGGTTTGTTGTGGGATGATGATAAAATTGATCTTACAAGTGATAAGAATTCTAAATTAGAATCAGGGGAAGTGTCTTCTGTTGATGATAGTTCTCGGGTTGTTGAAAATAATTCATCTACGGATACTAGTAAGGTTGGATGTTCACGGGGAGTTGAGGTTGAAAGTTATCCTGCTAGAAGTGGGGATGTGAATTTTGAGTTGAATCCAAGAAGAAGAAAGGGGAGGAATTCAAAGATTAGGTATAGAGGGGCTGCAAGAAAGTGGGAGGAGAATCAGAGGAGATGGAGGTGTGAATGGGATCGCGAAAGGTTAGATCTTGATCGGAGATTAAAAGAAGAGATACATAAAAATGGTGGAGGTGTTAGACATGGTGATGTACTCAAAGCTTTGTCTCAAGCATTGAGGAAAACTGAGGACGCCTATTTAGGGATTGCAGATCTTATGCTTATGGAAAATCCGGAACTGGCTTTGATGGGTTCTTGTGTTCTTGTTATGTTAATGAAAGGCGAAGATGTTTATGTAATGAATGTTGGTGATAGTAGAGCTGTGTTAGGTCAAAAGGCAGAACCGGATGTTTGGCGACAAGATTTGGAGAGAATTAATGAGGAAACATTGTATGATCTTGAGGGTTCTGATGCTGATGTTTCTTCTACAGTGCCAAGCTTAACTGCTTGTCAGCTCACCATTGATCATAGTACTAATGTGGAAGAG GAGGTGCAGAGAATAAAAAATGAACACCGGGATGATGCTTCTGCTGTGACAAATGAGCGTGTGAAGGGTTCTCTGAAAGTTACCCGAGCTTTTGGTGCTGGTTTTCTTAAGCAG CCCAAGTGGAACAATGCACTTCTGGAAATGTTTAGAATTGATTACGTCGGATCATCTCCATATATCAGTTGTTTACCATCCCTATACCATCACAGACTAGGCCCTCgagacaggttcttgatattatCTTCAGACGGGCTATACCAATACTTTACGAATGAAGAGGCTGTCTCTGAAGTTGAACTTTTCCTAGCATGGTCTCCTGATGGAGATCCTGCTCAACATTTAGTTGAAGAAGTGCTTTTCCGTGCAGCTAAAAAAGCTG GTATTGATTTTCATGAATTGCTGGAGATACCACAAGGAGATAGACGACGTTATCATGATGACGTTTCGATTATTGTTATTTCATTGGAAGGAAGGATATGGAGATCTTGCGTGTAA